In one window of Rathayibacter caricis DSM 15933 DNA:
- a CDS encoding glycosyltransferase yields MEHRRISVVVPVKDDARHLERLLALLAEQTLAPLEVVVVDDGSTDDSAEVARAFGARVVVHEGSGIPASTAFGFDAAEGDVLARLDADSQPGPDWIARLAGHFADPTVGAVTGPGRFVELSPLPRLLARVVYMDAYFALMGSALSHWPLFGSNCAIRRSAWQEIAEEMHREDSYVHDDVEISVHLGVRHRIVLDRHLEVGISARPFGAARDMMRRLDRALHTLRRHPGLGDPVLRWTHRVRRSRIGRLQRIAASRRALAARADRTRD; encoded by the coding sequence ATGGAACACCGTCGCATCTCGGTCGTCGTCCCCGTCAAGGACGACGCCCGCCACCTCGAGCGGCTGCTCGCCCTCCTCGCCGAGCAGACCCTCGCCCCCCTCGAGGTCGTGGTCGTCGACGACGGCAGCACCGACGACAGTGCCGAAGTGGCTCGGGCGTTCGGCGCCCGGGTCGTCGTGCACGAGGGGAGCGGGATCCCCGCGAGCACGGCGTTCGGCTTCGACGCCGCCGAGGGCGACGTGCTGGCGCGGCTTGACGCCGACTCGCAGCCGGGACCGGACTGGATCGCGCGGCTCGCCGGCCACTTCGCCGATCCGACGGTCGGAGCGGTGACCGGCCCCGGCCGCTTCGTCGAGCTGAGTCCTCTGCCGCGCCTGCTCGCCCGGGTGGTCTACATGGACGCGTACTTCGCCCTGATGGGCTCCGCCCTGTCCCACTGGCCGCTGTTCGGGTCGAACTGCGCGATCCGCCGCTCCGCGTGGCAGGAGATCGCGGAGGAGATGCACCGCGAGGACTCGTACGTGCACGACGACGTCGAGATCAGCGTGCACCTCGGCGTGCGCCACCGCATCGTGCTCGACCGCCACCTCGAGGTCGGCATCTCGGCGCGGCCGTTCGGCGCAGCGAGGGACATGATGCGCCGCCTCGACCGCGCGCTGCACACGCTCCGTCGGCACCCGGGTCTCGGCGACCCCGTGCTGCGCTGGACGCACCGGGTCCGTCGCTCCCGGATCGGGCGGCTGCAGCGGATCGCCGCGTCGCGCCGTGCTCTCGCAGCACGAGCCGACCGCACGCGCGACTGA
- a CDS encoding MFS transporter, whose amino-acid sequence MISTALVALDATILATAVPSIVDDLGGFAQFPWLFSIYLLAQAVSVPLYGKLSDVIGRKPIMLIGIGLFLLGSLLCGLAWSMPALIAFRALQGLGAGAIQPMGITIAGDIYTVAERAKTQGYLASVWGISSVVGPTLGGVLSDLGAWRGIFLINIPLCLLAAFLLIRSFRETTRGERQPIDLAGAAVLAVGTALLILGLLEGGTAWPWLSPAGIGVFALSALAFAVFVAIERRASAPVLPLWVLSRRLLLSTSLVSAAVGAITLGVTSYFPTFAQGVLGSSALGAGFAVAAMTLGWPVAASLSGRLYLRIGFRSTGFIGAGLVVVGTALTILLGSTSTLWHIAGFCVLIGAGMGLVATPTLIRAQSSVEWSERGVVSSTNFFARNIGSAVAVAVFGAIVNAATGDGTPAPEDLAAGTRFVCIALAVVALGMLAAVAAMPKEGRPVAD is encoded by the coding sequence ATGATCTCGACCGCGCTGGTCGCCCTCGACGCCACGATCCTCGCGACGGCCGTGCCGTCGATCGTCGACGACCTCGGCGGATTCGCCCAGTTCCCCTGGCTGTTCTCGATCTACCTGCTCGCGCAGGCCGTCTCGGTCCCCCTGTACGGCAAGCTCTCGGACGTGATCGGTCGCAAGCCGATCATGCTGATCGGCATCGGGCTGTTCCTCCTCGGCTCCCTGCTCTGCGGGCTGGCCTGGAGCATGCCGGCGCTGATCGCCTTCCGGGCCCTGCAGGGGCTCGGCGCGGGTGCGATCCAGCCCATGGGCATCACCATCGCGGGCGACATCTACACGGTCGCCGAGCGCGCGAAGACCCAGGGCTACCTGGCGAGCGTCTGGGGGATCTCCTCCGTCGTCGGGCCGACCCTCGGCGGTGTGCTGTCGGACCTCGGCGCCTGGCGCGGGATCTTCCTGATCAACATCCCGCTCTGCCTCCTCGCCGCGTTCCTCCTCATCCGGAGCTTCCGCGAGACGACCAGAGGCGAGCGGCAGCCGATCGACCTCGCCGGAGCGGCCGTCCTCGCCGTCGGCACCGCGCTGCTGATCCTCGGCCTGCTCGAAGGAGGGACGGCCTGGCCGTGGCTCTCGCCGGCCGGGATCGGAGTGTTCGCCCTCTCGGCCCTCGCCTTCGCCGTATTCGTCGCGATCGAGCGGCGCGCCAGTGCCCCGGTGCTGCCGCTCTGGGTGCTCAGCCGTCGCCTCCTGCTGTCGACGAGTCTCGTGTCCGCCGCGGTCGGCGCGATCACCCTCGGCGTCACGTCCTACTTCCCGACCTTCGCTCAGGGCGTGCTCGGCAGCTCGGCGCTCGGAGCGGGCTTCGCCGTGGCCGCGATGACGCTCGGCTGGCCCGTCGCGGCGAGCCTGTCGGGGCGCCTCTACCTCCGCATCGGCTTCCGCAGCACGGGATTCATCGGAGCGGGGCTCGTCGTCGTCGGCACCGCGCTGACGATCCTCCTCGGCAGCACCTCGACGCTCTGGCACATCGCAGGATTCTGCGTGCTGATCGGTGCGGGCATGGGTCTCGTGGCGACTCCGACCCTCATCCGGGCGCAGTCCAGCGTCGAGTGGAGCGAGCGCGGCGTCGTGTCCTCGACCAACTTCTTCGCCCGCAACATCGGCAGCGCGGTCGCGGTCGCGGTCTTCGGCGCGATCGTCAACGCCGCGACCGGCGACGGCACTCCCGCCCCCGAGGATCTGGCCGCCGGGACGCGGTTCGTGTGCATCGCGCTCGCGGTCGTCGCCCTCGGCATGCTGGCGGCGGTCGCGGCGATGCCGAAGGAGGGGCGTCCCGTCGCCGACTGA
- a CDS encoding bifunctional 3'-5' exonuclease/DNA polymerase: MLLVLAGSPSGAWWAVSVAETGESSPEGSGRGAGDLARFVRVNESRRPRWVWDDTSRWYPALLDADVRVSRCHDLRLGRAILRRSVAAAGSPLARAPRDAWDSDAVAPAATDTLVGFEEADADPAELDPVVELARQEEAVTASSQPGRLRLLLAAESVGALIAREIAAAGLPWRADVHDRVLTEALGPRPVFGGRPARLEALADRIRSALAAPELNPDSPADLIRSLRRAGLAVESTRSWELQSLEHPVIPPLLEYKKLSRLLTANGWAWLDAWVHGGRFRPEYVVGGVVTGRWATSGGGALQLPRQIRAAVVADDGWKLVVADAAQLEPRILAALAGDSAMAAAGRGRDLYQGIVDAGVVPDRPRAKVAMLGAMYGATSGEAGSLLPRLTRAYPRSVAHVEAAARAGERGESVSTWLGRSSPPGAVGANDESPDARSAQRARDWGRFTRNFVVQGTAAEWALCWMGDLRARLRDGGPGLDRAHLVYFLHDEVIVHAPADVAEQVAGIVRESAARAGRALFGGADIDFPVTVAVVDAYDEAK; the protein is encoded by the coding sequence ATGCTCCTCGTCCTCGCCGGTTCACCCTCGGGTGCCTGGTGGGCCGTCTCCGTCGCCGAGACGGGGGAGTCGTCGCCCGAGGGGAGCGGTCGCGGCGCCGGGGACCTCGCCCGGTTCGTCCGGGTGAACGAGTCCCGGCGTCCGCGCTGGGTGTGGGACGACACGTCGCGCTGGTATCCCGCGCTGCTCGATGCCGACGTCCGCGTGTCGCGGTGCCACGATCTGCGGCTCGGCCGCGCGATCCTCCGCCGCTCGGTCGCCGCAGCGGGCTCGCCGCTCGCCCGGGCTCCCCGCGACGCGTGGGACTCGGACGCCGTCGCGCCCGCCGCCACCGACACGCTCGTCGGCTTCGAGGAGGCCGACGCCGACCCCGCCGAGCTCGACCCCGTCGTCGAGCTCGCCCGGCAGGAGGAGGCGGTCACGGCGTCCTCGCAGCCGGGCCGACTGCGCCTGCTCCTCGCGGCGGAGTCGGTCGGCGCGCTCATCGCGCGCGAGATCGCCGCCGCGGGCCTGCCCTGGCGCGCCGACGTGCACGACCGCGTGCTGACGGAGGCGCTCGGTCCGCGGCCCGTCTTCGGCGGTCGCCCCGCCCGTCTCGAGGCGCTGGCCGATCGCATCCGCTCGGCTCTCGCGGCACCCGAGCTCAACCCCGACTCGCCCGCCGACCTCATCCGCTCGCTCCGTCGCGCAGGCCTGGCCGTCGAGTCGACCCGCTCGTGGGAGCTCCAGTCCCTCGAGCACCCGGTGATCCCGCCGCTCCTGGAGTACAAGAAGCTCTCGCGGTTGCTGACCGCGAACGGCTGGGCGTGGCTCGATGCCTGGGTCCACGGCGGCCGGTTCCGGCCGGAGTACGTCGTGGGAGGCGTGGTCACCGGTCGCTGGGCGACCTCCGGCGGAGGAGCACTGCAGCTCCCGCGGCAGATCCGCGCCGCCGTGGTCGCCGACGACGGCTGGAAGCTCGTCGTGGCCGACGCCGCGCAGCTGGAGCCCCGGATCCTCGCCGCGCTGGCGGGCGACTCCGCCATGGCGGCGGCCGGGCGAGGGCGCGACCTCTACCAGGGCATCGTCGACGCCGGAGTCGTCCCCGACCGTCCGCGGGCCAAGGTCGCGATGCTCGGTGCGATGTACGGAGCGACCAGCGGGGAGGCGGGGAGCCTCCTGCCGCGGCTCACCCGGGCCTACCCGCGTTCCGTCGCGCACGTCGAGGCCGCCGCCCGCGCGGGGGAGCGGGGCGAGAGCGTCTCGACCTGGCTCGGCCGCAGCTCCCCTCCGGGAGCGGTCGGAGCGAACGACGAGAGTCCGGATGCGCGCAGTGCCCAGCGGGCGCGGGACTGGGGCCGCTTCACCCGGAACTTCGTCGTGCAGGGCACCGCCGCCGAGTGGGCGCTCTGCTGGATGGGCGATCTGCGCGCCCGACTGCGCGACGGCGGCCCGGGCCTGGATCGGGCGCACCTCGTGTACTTCCTGCACGACGAGGTGATCGTGCACGCGCCGGCGGACGTCGCCGAGCAGGTCGCCGGGATCGTCCGGGAGTCGGCCGCCCGCGCGGGCCGAGCCCTCTTCGGCGGAGCGGACATCGACTTCCCCGTGACCGTGGCGGTGGTCGACGCCTACGACGAGGCGAAGTGA
- a CDS encoding PadR family transcriptional regulator: MSVRDGLLALLTLGPAYGLQLHSELLDRAAHRRRVNVGQIYSTLERLRERGLVVPAGATDDGLPLHALTDDGRAEASAWLHGDGASAQEDWDDVLDRILLASTLEEADLDAVLAAYSVALPEDEEPVDDHPQRRLAARALRVRDDALRSLLDAAREELSGAEAAAGVRGFTLERPRRGRRAVSRDETGEGAVA; this comes from the coding sequence GTGTCGGTCCGCGACGGTCTCCTGGCGCTCCTCACCCTCGGTCCCGCCTACGGTCTGCAGCTGCACTCCGAGCTCCTCGATCGCGCGGCGCACCGCCGCCGAGTGAACGTGGGGCAGATCTACTCGACGCTCGAGCGCCTGCGCGAGCGCGGTCTCGTCGTCCCGGCCGGAGCGACGGACGACGGACTCCCTCTGCACGCACTGACCGACGACGGCCGCGCGGAGGCGTCCGCCTGGCTCCACGGCGACGGCGCCTCGGCGCAGGAGGACTGGGACGACGTCCTCGACCGCATCCTGCTCGCGTCGACCCTCGAGGAGGCCGACCTCGATGCGGTCCTGGCCGCGTACTCGGTCGCGCTCCCGGAGGACGAGGAGCCCGTCGACGACCACCCGCAGCGCCGCCTCGCCGCCCGGGCCCTCCGGGTCCGCGACGACGCCCTGCGGAGCCTGCTCGACGCGGCCCGCGAGGAGCTGTCCGGAGCGGAGGCGGCGGCGGGCGTCCGCGGCTTCACGCTCGAGCGTCCGCGCCGGGGCCGGAGAGCGGTGTCCCGGGACGAGACAGGCGAAGGGGCCGTCGCTTAG
- a CDS encoding DUF3145 domain-containing protein, with protein sequence MVAQQTRGVLFVHSAPRALCPHLEWGAGRALGRAVNFEWIDQPVLRGTQRAEFAWEGAPGTGASIASALRGWEDVRYEVTEEPSPGVDGGRWMHTPGLGIFFAQTDSVGNTVIPEDRVRAAMETAGADPIELHRELRLALGQAWEDELEPFRYASDFAPVIWMHGVG encoded by the coding sequence ATGGTGGCGCAGCAGACTCGGGGTGTGCTCTTCGTGCACTCCGCCCCTCGCGCGCTCTGCCCCCACCTCGAGTGGGGAGCCGGGCGCGCTCTCGGTCGTGCCGTGAACTTCGAGTGGATCGATCAGCCGGTCCTGCGCGGAACGCAGCGCGCCGAGTTCGCGTGGGAGGGTGCCCCCGGCACCGGCGCGAGCATCGCCTCCGCTCTGCGCGGCTGGGAGGACGTCCGCTACGAGGTCACCGAGGAGCCGTCCCCCGGAGTCGACGGCGGCCGCTGGATGCACACCCCCGGCCTCGGGATCTTCTTCGCCCAGACCGACAGCGTCGGCAACACCGTCATCCCCGAGGACCGCGTCCGCGCCGCGATGGAGACGGCCGGCGCCGACCCCATCGAGCTGCACCGCGAACTCCGCCTCGCCCTCGGCCAGGCGTGGGAGGACGAACTCGAGCCGTTCCGGTACGCGAGCGACTTCGCGCCGGTTATCTGGATGCACGGAGTCGGCTGA
- a CDS encoding beta-ketoacyl-[acyl-carrier-protein] synthase family protein: MSTKKIVVTGIGATTPLGGTARDSWNALLAGESGISTIEAEWVAKHELPVTFAGQAKVRPEDVLPRAEFKRLDPSARFAVISAREAWADAGITDVDPLRVGVDYSTGIGGLWTLLDAWDTLRERGPRRVLPMTIPMLMPNAAAAAISMSIPSRAYARTDVSACASSTEALANAYEHLQRGLADVVIAGGTESVIHPLPLAAFAAMQALSRRNDDPATASRPYDVSRDGFVMGEGAASLVLETEEHALARGARIYAELAGGAVTSDSYHITAPDPEGSAAARAMIAALEQAGADRTDVVHVNAHATSTPVGDIAEYRALARVFGDHLPNIAVSATKAATGHLLGGTGALEAIFTVLALHERTAPPTINLTEQDPQIPLDVVTSPRALGDGPLVALSNSFGFGGHNAVAAFRSV, translated from the coding sequence ATGAGCACCAAGAAAATCGTCGTCACCGGCATCGGAGCCACCACGCCCCTCGGCGGGACCGCCCGGGACTCGTGGAACGCCCTCCTCGCGGGGGAGTCCGGCATCAGCACCATCGAGGCCGAGTGGGTCGCGAAGCACGAGCTGCCCGTGACGTTCGCCGGCCAGGCCAAGGTCCGTCCCGAGGACGTCCTGCCCCGTGCCGAGTTCAAGCGGCTCGATCCCTCCGCCCGTTTCGCCGTGATCTCCGCTCGCGAGGCCTGGGCCGACGCGGGCATCACCGACGTCGATCCGCTGCGCGTCGGCGTCGACTACTCCACCGGCATCGGCGGACTCTGGACGCTGCTCGACGCGTGGGACACCCTGCGCGAGCGCGGACCCCGCCGCGTGCTGCCCATGACCATCCCGATGCTCATGCCGAACGCCGCCGCCGCGGCGATCAGCATGTCCATCCCCTCCCGCGCCTACGCCCGCACCGACGTCTCGGCCTGCGCCTCGAGCACCGAGGCTCTCGCGAACGCCTACGAGCACCTCCAGCGCGGCCTTGCCGACGTCGTCATCGCCGGCGGCACGGAGTCGGTCATCCACCCGCTCCCCCTCGCCGCCTTCGCCGCCATGCAGGCCCTCTCCCGTCGCAACGACGACCCGGCCACCGCCTCCCGCCCCTACGACGTGAGCCGCGACGGCTTCGTCATGGGCGAGGGAGCCGCCTCGCTCGTCCTCGAGACCGAGGAGCACGCCCTGGCCCGCGGCGCCCGCATCTACGCCGAGCTCGCCGGCGGCGCGGTCACCAGCGACTCGTACCACATCACCGCCCCCGACCCCGAGGGCTCCGCCGCCGCCCGCGCGATGATCGCCGCCCTCGAGCAGGCCGGCGCCGACCGCACCGACGTCGTCCACGTCAACGCCCACGCGACCAGCACCCCGGTCGGCGACATCGCCGAGTATCGCGCCCTCGCCCGCGTGTTCGGCGACCACCTCCCGAACATCGCCGTGTCGGCGACGAAGGCCGCCACCGGCCACCTCCTCGGCGGCACCGGCGCCCTCGAGGCGATCTTCACCGTCCTCGCCCTGCACGAGCGCACCGCCCCGCCGACGATCAACCTCACCGAGCAGGACCCCCAGATCCCCCTCGACGTCGTCACCAGCCCCCGCGCCCTCGGCGACGGCCCCCTCGTCGCCCTCTCGAACTCCTTCGGGTTCGGGGGGCACAATGCTGTGGCCGCGTTCCGGTCGGTCTGA
- a CDS encoding acyl carrier protein, with amino-acid sequence MALSTEEVLAGLAELVNDETGIATDSVEMDKSFTDDLDIDSISMMTIVVNAEEKFDVKIPDDEVKNLKTVGDAVTFIVKASE; translated from the coding sequence ATGGCACTGTCCACCGAAGAAGTCCTCGCCGGCCTGGCCGAGCTGGTCAACGACGAGACCGGCATCGCGACCGATTCCGTCGAGATGGACAAGTCGTTCACCGACGACCTCGACATCGACTCCATCTCGATGATGACCATCGTCGTCAACGCCGAGGAGAAGTTCGACGTGAAGATCCCGGACGACGAGGTCAAGAACCTCAAGACGGTGGGCGACGCGGTCACCTTCATCGTCAAGGCGTCCGAGTAG
- a CDS encoding beta-ketoacyl-ACP synthase III, with protein sequence MTTPTLTQSSGTAYTRILGIGAARGDRVVPNDDLIEPINSSDEWIRQRTGIIERRRASADVQAVDLATTASLEAIEKAGIRPDQIGVVLVSTISNTVQTPSLAALLADRIGANPAPAYDISAACAGYTYGIAQADSFIRSGLAEYVLVVGAEKLSDLVSPTDRSISFLLGDGAGAAVVGPSDSAGISKTVWGSDGSRWDTVGMDNPMLAYREGRAEWPTLRQDGPSVFRWAVWDMAKVAKQALAEAGVEPSDLAAFIPHQANMRIIDEFAKQLKLPDTVMIARDIETTGNTSAASIPLATHRLLEEHPELSGGLALQIGFGAGLVFGAQVVVLP encoded by the coding sequence ATGACGACCCCTACCCTCACCCAGTCCAGCGGCACCGCCTACACCCGGATCCTCGGCATCGGAGCGGCGCGCGGCGACCGCGTCGTGCCGAACGACGACCTGATCGAGCCGATCAACTCCTCCGACGAGTGGATCCGCCAGCGCACCGGCATCATCGAGCGCCGCCGCGCTTCGGCCGACGTGCAGGCGGTCGATCTCGCGACCACCGCCTCCCTCGAGGCGATCGAGAAGGCCGGCATCCGCCCCGACCAGATCGGCGTCGTGCTCGTCTCGACCATCAGCAACACGGTGCAGACACCGTCGCTCGCGGCCCTCCTCGCCGACCGCATCGGCGCCAACCCGGCCCCGGCCTACGACATCTCGGCCGCCTGCGCCGGTTACACGTACGGCATCGCGCAGGCCGACTCGTTCATCCGCTCGGGTCTCGCCGAGTACGTGCTCGTCGTCGGCGCCGAGAAGCTCTCGGACCTGGTCAGCCCCACCGACCGCAGCATCTCGTTCCTCCTGGGCGACGGCGCGGGCGCGGCGGTCGTCGGGCCGAGCGACTCGGCAGGCATCTCGAAGACCGTCTGGGGCTCGGACGGCTCCCGCTGGGACACCGTCGGCATGGACAACCCGATGCTCGCCTACCGCGAGGGCCGCGCCGAGTGGCCCACCCTCCGGCAGGACGGCCCCTCCGTCTTCCGCTGGGCCGTCTGGGACATGGCGAAGGTCGCGAAGCAGGCGCTGGCGGAGGCGGGCGTCGAGCCTTCGGACCTCGCCGCATTCATCCCGCACCAGGCGAACATGCGCATCATCGACGAGTTCGCCAAGCAGCTCAAGCTGCCGGACACCGTGATGATCGCCCGCGACATCGAGACGACCGGCAACACCTCCGCCGCGTCCATCCCGCTGGCGACCCACCGCCTGCTCGAGGAGCACCCCGAGCTCAGCGGCGGACTCGCCCTGCAGATCGGGTTCGGCGCCGGACTCGTGTTCGGCGCGCAGGTCGTGGTGCTCCCTTAG
- a CDS encoding ACP S-malonyltransferase translates to MIVVVAPGQGSQTPGFLVPWLAVPSVAEQVAAHSEAVGIDLAAHGTESDADTIRDTAVAQPLIVSAGLVSLAALLEGGRRDRIAGIAGHSVGEITAAAGAGVLSEADALVFVRERARAMAAAAATEPTAMSAVLGGDEQALLARLDELGLEPANYNGGGQIVVAGAVDALQALKDEPVAGTRVIPLQVAGAFHTRYMAPARDSLAEIAAGITPSDPTLRLWTNRDGSVVESGPAFLDLLVGQVASPVRWDLCMAAFAEAGVTGLIELAPAGALVGLAKRGLKGLPTLAVKTPDDLDAARAFIDEHAA, encoded by the coding sequence GTGATCGTCGTCGTCGCCCCGGGTCAGGGCTCCCAGACCCCCGGATTCCTCGTGCCCTGGTTGGCCGTCCCGTCCGTCGCCGAGCAGGTGGCGGCCCACTCCGAGGCCGTCGGCATCGACCTCGCGGCGCACGGAACCGAGTCGGATGCGGACACCATCCGCGACACGGCCGTCGCTCAGCCGCTGATCGTCTCCGCCGGACTCGTCAGCCTCGCCGCCCTCCTCGAGGGCGGGCGCCGCGACCGGATCGCCGGCATCGCCGGGCACTCGGTGGGCGAGATCACCGCGGCCGCCGGAGCGGGAGTCCTCTCCGAAGCCGACGCGCTCGTCTTCGTCCGCGAGCGCGCCCGCGCCATGGCCGCGGCCGCAGCTACGGAGCCGACCGCGATGAGCGCCGTCCTCGGCGGCGACGAGCAGGCGCTCCTCGCCCGCCTCGACGAGCTCGGCCTCGAGCCGGCCAACTACAACGGCGGCGGGCAGATCGTGGTCGCCGGCGCCGTCGACGCCCTGCAGGCGCTCAAGGACGAGCCGGTCGCCGGCACCCGTGTCATCCCCCTCCAGGTCGCCGGAGCGTTCCACACCCGGTACATGGCGCCCGCCCGCGACTCGCTCGCCGAGATCGCGGCCGGCATCACCCCGTCCGACCCGACTCTGCGGCTGTGGACCAACCGCGACGGCTCGGTCGTCGAGTCCGGCCCGGCCTTCCTGGACCTCCTCGTGGGCCAGGTCGCGTCCCCGGTGCGCTGGGACCTGTGCATGGCGGCGTTCGCCGAGGCCGGAGTCACGGGCCTCATCGAGCTCGCCCCGGCCGGCGCCCTGGTGGGCCTCGCCAAGCGCGGCCTCAAGGGGCTGCCGACCCTCGCGGTCAAGACCCCCGACGACCTCGACGCCGCCCGCGCCTTCATCGACGAGCACGCCGCCTAG